The Pecten maximus chromosome 11, xPecMax1.1, whole genome shotgun sequence genome has a segment encoding these proteins:
- the LOC117338021 gene encoding exosome complex component RRP42-like encodes MVDVQLSDAEKVFILHGVQDNCREDGRGCEDYRHLEIETSVMSNTNGSARVRLANTDILVGVKAELGTPNPEKLDKGRLEFFVDCSANATPEFEGRGGEDLATEISNMLYRAYDCPNCFNLKQLCVIPSSQCWILYVDVLLLECGGNLFDATSLAVKAALFNTSIPKVTVTRDEGLEELEISDDPYDVQRLDMKSSPCIVTLNKVGHSHVVDASQKEECCTLARVIMGVTEKGTITALKKEGSGSLDPTSIEDMMETGRRVGESLNKCLMEALVEEERQGAKKKSSGFLR; translated from the exons ATGGTTGATGTTCAACTTAGCGACGCCGAGAAAGTGTTTATTTTACACGGTGTCCAA GATAATTGTCGTGAAGATGGCAGAGGATGTGAAGACTACAGGCATTTAGAAATTGAGACAAGTGTCATGTCAAATACCAATGGATCAGCTAGAGTCAGATTG GCAAACACAGATATCTTGGTTGGTGTAAAGGCAGAATTAGGTACTCCAAATCCCGAGAAGCTTGATAAGGGACGATTAGAGTTCTTTGTGGACTG CTCTGCCAATGCTACACCTGAGTTTGAAGGCAGGGGAGGTGAGGACCTGGCCACAGAAATCAGTAACATGCTGTATCGTGCCTATGACTGCCCAAACTGTTTTAACCTCAAGCAGCTCTGTGTAATCCCTAGCTCCCAATGCTGGATACTCTATGTTGATGTGTTG CTGCTGGAATGTGGTGGTAACCTCTTTGATGCCACTTCACTTGCAGTAAAGGCAGCGTTATTTAATACAAG TATACCGAAAGTAACTGTGACTAGAGACGAAGGTTTAGAAGAGTTGGAGATCTCGGATGACCCGTATGATGTACAGAGACTGGACATGAAATCATCACCTTGCATTGTAACTCTCAATAAG GTTGGTCATTCACATGTTGTAGATGCAAGTCAGAAGGAAGAGTGCTGTACTTTAGCCAG GGTAATTATGGGAGTTACAGAAAAGGGGACAATTACAGCACTGAAAAAAGAAGGATCAGGCAGTTTGGACCCCACCAGTATAGAGGATATGATGGAG ACTGGTAGACGAGTTGGAGAATCTCTCAACAAATGTTTGATGGAAGCCTTAGTGGAGGAAGAAAGACAGGGTGCCAAGAAAAAGTCATCAGGATTCCTGAGATAG